In a genomic window of Urocitellus parryii isolate mUroPar1 chromosome 2, mUroPar1.hap1, whole genome shotgun sequence:
- the Cep63 gene encoding centrosomal protein of 63 kDa isoform X3: MEKYEELKKMEGHNNEYRAEIKKLKEQILQADQSYSSALEGMKVEISQLTRELHQRDITIASAKCSSSDMEKQLKAEMQKAEEKAVEHKEILNQVESLKLENRQLSEMVMKLELGLHEAKEISLTDLQENYIEALNKLVSENQQLQKDLMDTKSQLEIATQICQKKDNIFKPTLCRTTEFRNTEFKPALGQHRPDGIKTEHYKTGFHPVRGKASDGVDPMPRVLTPLSPQVSPCSSAVSLPSYFLCQTNCSVLDANNANFSDTTSDSLNDQEEFISSCSIPVSPLGSIATRFLEEEELRSHHILERLDAHIEELKRESEKTVRQFTTLM; the protein is encoded by the exons ATGGAGAAATATGAAGAACTAAAGAAGATGGAAGGACATAACAATGAGTACAGGGCAGAGATTAAGAAG TTGAAAGAACAGATTTTACAGGCTGACCAGAGTTATAGCTCTGCACTAGAAGGAATGAAGGTAGAAATCTCTCAGTTAACTCGGGAGCTGCATCAGCGAGATATCACTATTGCCTCTGCCAAGTGTTCTTCCTCAGACATGGAGAAGCAACTCAAAGCAGAGATGCAGAAGGCAGAAGAAAAAGCAGTGGAGCACAAG gAGATTTTGAATCAGGTGGAATCATTAAAGTTAGAAAATCGTCAACTTTCTGAAATGGTGATGAAGTTGGAATTGGGTTTACATGag gcAAAAGAGATTTCACTAACAGACCTTCAGGAGAATTATATTGAGGCATTAAATAAATTAGTGTCTGAAAATCAACAACTACAGAAAGATTTGATGGATACCAAATCTCAACTGGAGATCGCTACTCAGATATgccaaaaaaaagacaatatctTTAAGCCGACACTCTGCAGAACGACTGAGTTCAGGAATACAGAGTTTAA GCCAGCCCTTGGCCAGCACAGACCTGATGGAATAAAGACTGAGCACTACAAAACAGGTTTCCACCCTGTGAGAGGAAAAGCATCGGATGGTGTGGACCCCATGCCCAGGGTCCTCACCCCTTTGAGTCCTCAAGTCAGCCCCTGCAGCTCTGCAGTTTCTTTGCCTTCTTACTTTCTGTGTCAGACTAACTGTTCAGTGCTAGATGCGAATAATGCCAATTTTTCTGACACTACATCTGACAGTCTGAATGACCAAGAAGAATTTATATCTTCG TGTTCCATACCTGtgtctcccctgggttccatagCTACCAGGTTTTTGGAAGAGGAGGAACTGAGGTCTCATCATATTCTGGAACGCCTAGATGCCCACATTGAAGAGTTgaaaagagagagtgaaaagACAGTGAGACAGTTCACAACCCTAATGTAG